The proteins below come from a single Stutzerimonas stutzeri RCH2 genomic window:
- a CDS encoding outer membrane beta-barrel protein, with protein sequence MKKLSTLALATTLGIFSFGAHAAENFAGFTWGKSTVNTDRSSSLKQNMDGKNRFDDVIKNSGTWGVRAGQMTDEGRYYMTYENVSDDYGSSLKLRQQNLIGSYDMFVPLGDTTRLFGGASAGLTKLENESKGYTRDSDIGYLVGLQAGILQKLGDNTSVEAGYRYLRSNAGTEVSERGVGKLGSIDVHSSKQAYLGLNYHF encoded by the coding sequence ATGAAAAAACTTAGCACTCTGGCCCTCGCCACCACCCTCGGCATCTTCAGCTTCGGCGCCCACGCCGCGGAGAACTTCGCCGGTTTCACCTGGGGCAAAAGCACCGTCAACACCGACCGCTCCAGCTCGCTGAAGCAGAACATGGACGGCAAGAATCGCTTCGATGACGTGATCAAGAACAGCGGCACCTGGGGCGTGCGCGCCGGTCAGATGACCGACGAAGGCCGCTACTACATGACCTATGAAAATGTCTCCGACGATTACGGCAGCAGCCTCAAGCTGCGTCAGCAGAACCTGATCGGCAGCTACGACATGTTCGTCCCGCTGGGCGACACCACTCGCCTGTTCGGCGGTGCCAGCGCCGGTCTGACCAAGCTGGAAAACGAGTCCAAGGGCTACACCCGTGACAGCGACATCGGCTACCTGGTCGGCCTGCAGGCCGGTATCCTGCAGAAGCTCGGCGACAACACCTCGGTCGAAGCCGGCTACCGCTACCTGCGCAGCAACGCCGGTACCGAAGTCTCCGAGCGTGGCGTCGGCAAGCTGGGCTCGATCGACGTACACAGCAGCAAGCAGGCCTATCTGGGTCTGAACTATCACTTCTGA
- a CDS encoding response regulator transcription factor — MKVLVVEDEALLRHHLLTRLGESGHIVDAVPNAEEALYQTHEFNHDLAVIDLGLPGISGLDLIRQLRSRGKVFPILILTARGNWQDKVEGLAAGADDYVVKPFQFEELEARLNALLRRSSGFTQATIEAGPLLLDLNRKQAMANGEPLALTAYEYRILEYLMRHQQQVVAKERLMEQLYSGDEERDPNVIEVLVGRLRRKLEAQCAMKPIETVRGLGYLFTERCR; from the coding sequence ATGAAAGTGCTGGTGGTGGAAGACGAGGCGCTGCTGCGCCACCACTTGCTGACGCGGCTCGGTGAAAGCGGGCATATCGTCGATGCCGTGCCCAACGCCGAAGAAGCGCTGTATCAGACCCACGAATTCAATCACGACCTTGCCGTCATCGATCTCGGCCTGCCAGGTATCAGCGGGCTGGACCTGATCCGCCAGCTGCGCAGCCGCGGCAAGGTCTTCCCCATTCTTATCCTCACCGCCCGCGGCAACTGGCAGGACAAGGTCGAAGGCCTGGCCGCCGGCGCCGACGACTATGTGGTCAAGCCGTTCCAGTTCGAGGAATTGGAAGCCCGGCTGAACGCGCTGCTGCGCCGCTCCAGCGGCTTCACCCAGGCCACCATCGAAGCCGGCCCGCTGCTGCTTGATCTCAATCGCAAGCAGGCCATGGCCAATGGCGAGCCGCTGGCGCTGACCGCTTATGAATATCGCATTCTCGAATACCTGATGCGTCATCAGCAGCAGGTGGTGGCCAAGGAGCGGTTGATGGAGCAGCTCTACAGCGGCGACGAGGAGCGCGATCCGAACGTGATCGAGGTACTCGTCGGGCGGCTGCGGCGCAAGCTCGAAGCGCAGTGCGCGATGAAGCCCATCGAAACCGTGCGCGGGCTCGGCTATCTGTTCACCGAGCGCTGCCGATGA
- a CDS encoding ATP-binding protein has translation MSRRWRRLQARARNRLTGAMSLRLRLMFGAASLAVLFMLALLPALQGAFSLSFEKVIEQRLAADASTLITAAQVEGGRLQMPERLPDEEFDLPDAQLLGFIYDRRGELVWHSRSAADERIDYRPRYEGGSTEFLRVRDADGMEYFVYDVELQLAGSRDNAFSFVTMQPTSEYLSLFDEFRRQLYLWLGSGLLVLLALLWLGLTWGFRTLKRVSAELDQVEASQRERLSDDHPRELLRLTRSLNRLLDSERRQREQYRNSLGDLAHSLKTPLSVLQGVGETLAAQAQSREQAQVMQAQIERMSQQIGYQLQRASLGKSGLVRHRVQLRPLLDSLCSTLDKVYRDKHVQVDMQLAESCLVPMEQGALMELLGNLLENAYRLCLGQIRISALPDGDNLLLLVEDDGPGVPVDQRARIIRRGERLDGQHPGQGIGLAVVKDILDSYGGELSLGESQLGGAAFQIRLRAD, from the coding sequence ATGAGTCGACGCTGGCGCCGCCTCCAGGCGCGCGCTCGCAATCGACTGACCGGCGCGATGTCGCTGCGCCTGCGGCTGATGTTTGGCGCGGCGAGCCTTGCCGTGCTGTTCATGTTGGCCCTGCTACCGGCGCTGCAAGGCGCGTTTAGTCTTTCCTTCGAAAAAGTCATCGAACAGCGCCTGGCCGCCGATGCCAGCACGCTGATCACCGCCGCCCAGGTCGAAGGCGGCCGACTGCAGATGCCCGAGCGCCTGCCGGACGAGGAATTCGACCTGCCAGATGCACAGCTGCTCGGCTTCATCTACGACCGCCGCGGCGAGCTGGTCTGGCATTCGCGCTCGGCCGCCGACGAGCGCATCGACTATCGTCCGCGTTACGAGGGTGGCAGCACCGAATTCCTCCGCGTACGCGATGCGGACGGGATGGAGTACTTCGTCTATGACGTCGAGCTGCAGCTGGCTGGCAGCCGCGACAACGCCTTCAGCTTCGTCACCATGCAGCCGACCAGCGAGTACCTGAGCCTGTTCGATGAATTTCGCCGGCAACTCTATCTGTGGCTGGGCAGTGGTTTGCTGGTGCTGCTGGCCCTGCTCTGGCTCGGCCTGACCTGGGGCTTCCGTACGCTCAAGCGGGTCAGCGCCGAACTCGACCAGGTCGAAGCCAGCCAGCGCGAACGACTGAGCGATGACCACCCGCGCGAACTGCTGCGCCTGACCCGCTCGCTGAACCGCCTGCTGGACAGCGAACGGCGCCAGCGCGAGCAGTACCGCAACTCGTTGGGCGACCTCGCACACAGTCTGAAAACACCGCTCAGCGTGCTGCAGGGCGTCGGCGAAACCCTTGCGGCGCAGGCACAGAGCCGCGAGCAGGCGCAGGTGATGCAGGCGCAGATCGAACGCATGAGCCAGCAGATCGGCTATCAGCTGCAGCGCGCCAGTCTCGGCAAGAGCGGTCTGGTGCGTCACCGGGTCCAGCTGCGGCCATTGCTCGACAGCCTGTGCAGCACCCTGGACAAGGTCTATCGCGATAAACACGTGCAGGTCGACATGCAGCTCGCCGAGTCCTGCCTGGTGCCGATGGAACAGGGTGCGCTGATGGAGCTGCTCGGCAACCTGCTGGAAAACGCCTATCGGCTCTGCCTCGGCCAGATCCGCATCAGCGCCCTGCCCGATGGCGACAACCTGCTCCTGCTGGTGGAGGACGACGGCCCTGGCGTACCGGTCGACCAGCGCGCACGGATCATCCGCCGCGGTGAACGCCTCGACGGCCAGCACCCCGGCCAGGGCATCGGCCTGGCGGTGGTCAAGGACATCCTCGACAGCTACGGCGGCGAGCTCAGCCTCGGCGAGTCGCAGCTTGGCGGTGCAGCGTTTCAGATTCGCCTGCGCGCCGACTGA
- a CDS encoding ketosteroid isomerase-related protein produces MSLDDRKKLVRQHIDLTWNRGHLALAEHLHSKDFLYKSSFIGRPLVSAEFLDMVRQIRHAMPELEVVVEECIAEGNRVVTWSTLIGTIEHSAFGYPPSDKVLSISAMAFWSITPTQQVQEICTMFDMESFRAQLGLDTRPYAEKSQP; encoded by the coding sequence ATGTCACTGGATGACCGCAAGAAACTCGTCCGCCAGCATATCGACCTGACCTGGAATCGCGGGCATCTGGCGCTCGCCGAGCACCTGCACAGCAAGGATTTTCTCTACAAGAGCTCGTTTATCGGCCGGCCGCTGGTCAGCGCTGAGTTCCTCGACATGGTTCGGCAGATTCGCCACGCCATGCCAGAGCTGGAAGTGGTCGTTGAGGAGTGCATCGCCGAAGGCAACCGCGTGGTCACCTGGAGCACGCTGATTGGCACCATCGAACATTCCGCATTTGGCTATCCGCCCAGCGACAAGGTGCTGAGCATTTCCGCCATGGCCTTCTGGAGCATCACGCCGACGCAGCAGGTGCAGGAGATCTGCACCATGTTCGACATGGAAAGCTTCCGTGCCCAGCTGGGGCTGGATACCCGGCCCTACGCCGAAAAATCCCAGCCCTGA
- a CDS encoding complex I subunit 5 family protein, which produces MSAWLWLLVPFAPLLGGALLLWLRERCLPWLWLACVPALLAALQSQPALELPWLWEGVRWGADDTLTRAWLGFTAVLWGCAAVFANSSLRRDPRRLRFWAFWQLALAGNLLLIVATDALSFYLGFSAMSLSAYGLIVHRGGPGPRRAGRLYLQLAICGEMLLLAGLLLRTHAAGQAFDFASWQAQPIDHLTLALLLLGLGLKAGFWPLHVWLPLAHPEAPAPASAVLSGAMLKAGILGIWRCVPEADPTLTAWSTPLLVAGIFGAFYAAALGLCAGKSKAVLAYSSVSQMGWMLMILALAWSLEEPSAALLAVLLLFGVHHGLAKGALFLAAGMVHEGRLPRLAWLLLLVPALAIMGAPLSSGAAVKYLLKDAWHDSAFAAWAPWLTLASFATALLLLRALWLMWRDQQHASARPPAGQWLPWAALSVASLLLPWLWPALREPLLDGLYPAGLWAALWPLLAALTLTGWALHRGWRVPPRLARLPNPALWGSLYVTRVLRQPPLPVPAIHLKRNRWRQRERRWNRQWERGALTLSAWLLVALLWLGWLW; this is translated from the coding sequence ATGAGCGCCTGGCTGTGGTTGCTGGTGCCCTTCGCACCGTTGCTTGGCGGCGCGTTGCTGCTGTGGCTGCGCGAGCGTTGCCTGCCATGGCTGTGGCTGGCGTGTGTGCCGGCGCTGCTGGCGGCGCTGCAATCACAGCCGGCACTGGAGCTGCCCTGGCTGTGGGAAGGAGTGCGCTGGGGCGCCGACGACACGCTGACCCGCGCCTGGCTGGGTTTTACCGCCGTGCTCTGGGGCTGCGCAGCGGTTTTTGCCAATAGCAGCCTGCGCCGGGACCCGCGTCGGTTGCGCTTCTGGGCGTTCTGGCAGCTGGCGCTGGCCGGCAATCTGTTGCTGATCGTCGCCACCGACGCGCTGAGTTTCTACCTCGGCTTCAGTGCCATGAGCCTGTCGGCCTACGGGCTGATCGTGCACCGCGGCGGGCCGGGGCCACGGCGAGCGGGGCGCTTGTATCTGCAGCTGGCGATCTGCGGCGAGATGCTGTTGCTCGCCGGGCTGCTGTTGCGCACCCATGCCGCCGGCCAGGCCTTCGACTTCGCCAGCTGGCAGGCGCAACCGATCGACCATCTGACCCTCGCCTTACTGCTACTCGGCCTTGGCCTGAAGGCTGGCTTCTGGCCGCTGCACGTCTGGCTGCCGCTGGCCCATCCGGAGGCACCGGCGCCGGCCAGTGCGGTGCTCTCCGGGGCGATGCTCAAGGCGGGCATCCTCGGTATCTGGCGTTGCGTACCGGAGGCCGATCCGACGCTGACGGCCTGGAGCACGCCGCTGCTGGTCGCCGGGATTTTCGGCGCGTTCTATGCGGCTGCGTTGGGGCTGTGTGCGGGCAAGTCGAAGGCGGTGCTGGCCTATTCTTCGGTGAGCCAGATGGGCTGGATGCTGATGATTCTGGCGCTGGCCTGGAGCCTGGAGGAGCCATCGGCCGCGCTGCTCGCGGTGCTACTGCTGTTCGGCGTGCATCACGGCCTGGCCAAGGGCGCGCTATTTCTCGCGGCGGGAATGGTCCACGAAGGGCGTCTGCCACGGCTGGCCTGGCTTCTGCTGCTCGTGCCCGCGCTGGCGATCATGGGCGCGCCGCTGAGCAGCGGCGCGGCGGTGAAGTACCTGCTCAAGGACGCCTGGCATGACAGCGCCTTCGCCGCCTGGGCGCCCTGGCTGACGCTGGCCAGCTTCGCCACCGCGCTGCTGCTGTTGCGTGCACTCTGGCTGATGTGGCGCGATCAGCAACATGCCAGCGCCCGCCCGCCGGCCGGTCAATGGCTGCCGTGGGCGGCGCTCAGCGTGGCATCGCTGCTGCTGCCCTGGCTCTGGCCGGCGCTGCGTGAACCCCTGCTGGACGGCCTCTATCCGGCTGGCTTATGGGCAGCGCTTTGGCCGCTGCTGGCTGCTCTGACGCTGACCGGGTGGGCGCTGCACCGTGGCTGGCGAGTGCCGCCACGCCTGGCCAGGTTGCCGAATCCGGCGCTGTGGGGATCGCTATATGTCACCCGGGTGCTGCGCCAGCCGCCGCTGCCTGTTCCCGCGATCCACCTCAAGCGCAATCGCTGGCGTCAGCGCGAGCGACGCTGGAATCGGCAATGGGAGCGCGGTGCACTGACACTCAGTGCCTGGCTGCTGGTGGCGCTGCTCTGGCTTGGCTGGCTCTGGTGA
- a CDS encoding complex I subunit 5 family protein translates to MNWHGLLPLGIVLSSLLPGLVIFALREDQQRLRVTLNLLGVTLKLLLVGGMLYGVSQGSEYRFSVPLLPGAPLVLQADALALLFVALSSLLWALTTIYAIGYLEDSPLRSRFFGYFSLCVSATVGLALAGNLVSFLLFYELLTLATFPLVVHRGTPESLRAGRVYLAYTVGGGTLVLMGVALLHSLAGTPDFQAAGYLLEQVGEHDVGLRVAFALLILGLGVKAALIPLHGWLPQAMVAPAPVSALLHAVAVVKAGAFGIVRVVYDVFGAEALTQLDLTKPLLWLAAATILYGSLRALQQQELKKRLAYSTISQVSYVTLGVALLGPIAAVGGLVHLVHQGLMKVTLFYCAGNFAETLGIHRIREMDGVGRRMPWTMTAFSIGALGMIGIPPIAGFISKWTLGLGALEVGQDWVLLVLLGSALLNAAYFLPLLWRGWFAEPADWHENRWAEERFETHWMLLLPPVITALLSLLVGLLAATALSPLGWSQLIVEREFAI, encoded by the coding sequence ATGAACTGGCACGGCCTGCTGCCGCTCGGCATCGTGCTCAGCTCGCTGCTGCCGGGCCTGGTGATCTTCGCCCTGCGCGAGGATCAGCAGCGTCTGCGCGTGACGCTCAACCTGCTCGGCGTAACGCTCAAGCTGCTGCTGGTCGGCGGCATGCTCTACGGCGTCAGCCAGGGCAGCGAGTACCGCTTCAGCGTGCCGCTGCTGCCGGGCGCGCCGCTGGTGCTGCAGGCCGATGCCCTGGCACTGCTGTTCGTTGCGCTGTCGTCGCTGCTCTGGGCGCTGACGACGATCTACGCCATCGGCTATCTGGAAGATTCGCCGCTGCGCTCACGCTTCTTCGGTTACTTCAGCCTGTGCGTCAGCGCCACCGTGGGCCTGGCGCTGGCCGGCAACCTGGTCAGCTTCCTGCTGTTCTACGAGCTGCTGACCCTGGCCACCTTTCCGCTGGTGGTGCATCGCGGTACGCCCGAGTCGCTGCGGGCCGGGCGGGTCTACCTGGCGTATACGGTGGGTGGCGGCACCCTGGTGTTGATGGGCGTGGCGCTGCTGCATAGCCTGGCCGGCACACCGGATTTCCAGGCCGCCGGCTATCTGTTGGAGCAGGTCGGCGAGCATGACGTCGGACTGCGGGTAGCCTTTGCGTTGCTGATTCTCGGCCTCGGCGTGAAGGCCGCGCTGATTCCATTGCATGGTTGGCTGCCGCAGGCGATGGTTGCGCCGGCGCCGGTCAGTGCGTTGCTGCATGCGGTTGCGGTGGTGAAGGCGGGGGCGTTCGGCATCGTGCGGGTGGTCTACGACGTGTTCGGCGCCGAGGCGCTGACGCAGTTGGATCTCACCAAGCCGCTGCTCTGGCTGGCCGCGGCGACCATCCTCTATGGCTCGTTGCGCGCCTTGCAGCAGCAGGAGCTGAAGAAGCGTCTGGCCTACTCGACCATCAGCCAGGTGTCGTACGTGACGCTTGGCGTCGCGCTGCTCGGGCCGATCGCTGCGGTGGGCGGGCTGGTGCATCTGGTGCATCAGGGGCTGATGAAGGTCACGCTGTTCTACTGCGCGGGCAACTTCGCCGAAACCTTGGGGATTCACCGCATCCGCGAGATGGACGGCGTCGGCCGGCGCATGCCCTGGACCATGACGGCCTTTTCCATCGGCGCGCTGGGCATGATCGGCATTCCGCCGATTGCCGGCTTTATCAGCAAATGGACGCTCGGCCTCGGCGCGCTGGAAGTCGGTCAGGACTGGGTGCTGCTGGTGCTGCTCGGCTCGGCGCTGCTCAACGCGGCCTATTTCCTGCCGCTGCTCTGGCGCGGCTGGTTCGCCGAGCCGGCCGACTGGCATGAGAATCGTTGGGCCGAGGAGCGCTTCGAGACCCACTGGATGTTGCTGCTGCCGCCGGTGATTACCGCGCTGCTGTCGCTGCTGGTTGGCCTGTTGGCGGCGACGGCGCTGAGCCCGCTGGGCTGGAGCCAGCTGATCGTCGAGCGGGAGTTCGCCATATGA
- a CDS encoding complex I subunit 5 family protein has product MNAALVSLLLPLAGALLLILLRPARSGRWVIALSLGALVAAIMALQVVLDHGERSLLVGGWEAGLAIRFRLTPLAALLLVFTAGLHLLVALYAARIPHAAGKEDYWPLSCLLHAALAALWLSADLFNLYVTLELLSLVAVALVSLAGRKAWKPALNYLLLSLAGSLAYLLGVALIYGRYGVLDLAMLAQLSEADGVTHLALLLMTLGLMLKAALWPLHLWLPPAHAAAPTAVSALLSALVVKGPLYILWLIWSEIAPAEFGRDAGLMFGAAGVLALLAGGWSALRAPRLKTLVAYSTVAQLGYALLALGLLLHLNEPRLHAALWLFVLAHGLAKVSMFLAAGELQSILGSKRVTGMRGASQNVPIALAAFAVAGGSLVGLPPSGGFLAKWLLLQPLFEQPQHWPWALGVLLGTLMSAAYVFRVVAHGFDRARPNPPSIHPDRLAQWLALLPALLVWGLALISEPLLLWLGGLGR; this is encoded by the coding sequence ATGAATGCCGCCCTGGTCAGCCTGCTGCTGCCATTAGCCGGCGCCTTGCTGCTGATCCTGCTGCGCCCGGCACGCAGCGGGCGTTGGGTGATCGCGTTGAGCCTGGGCGCGCTGGTGGCGGCGATCATGGCGCTGCAGGTGGTGCTCGATCACGGTGAGCGCAGCCTGCTTGTCGGTGGCTGGGAGGCGGGGCTGGCGATCCGTTTCCGACTGACGCCGCTGGCGGCGCTGTTACTGGTGTTCACCGCCGGGTTGCACCTGCTGGTGGCGCTATACGCGGCGCGCATCCCTCATGCTGCTGGCAAGGAAGATTACTGGCCGCTGTCCTGCCTGCTGCATGCAGCCTTGGCTGCGTTGTGGCTGTCGGCGGACCTGTTCAACCTCTACGTCACGCTGGAGCTGCTCAGCCTGGTCGCCGTGGCGCTGGTGTCGCTGGCCGGACGCAAGGCCTGGAAACCGGCGCTGAATTACCTGTTGCTGTCGCTCGCCGGATCGCTGGCCTATTTGCTGGGCGTGGCCTTGATCTACGGACGTTACGGCGTGCTCGATCTGGCCATGCTCGCGCAGCTGAGCGAAGCCGATGGGGTGACGCATCTGGCGCTGCTGCTGATGACCCTCGGGCTGATGCTCAAGGCCGCGCTGTGGCCGCTGCACCTGTGGCTGCCGCCAGCTCACGCCGCGGCGCCGACTGCGGTCAGCGCGCTGCTCTCGGCGTTGGTGGTCAAGGGGCCGCTGTACATCCTCTGGCTGATCTGGAGCGAGATTGCCCCGGCTGAATTCGGCCGCGACGCCGGCCTGATGTTCGGCGCCGCCGGTGTGCTGGCGCTGCTCGCCGGCGGCTGGTCGGCACTGCGTGCGCCACGCCTGAAGACCCTGGTGGCATATTCCACCGTGGCTCAACTCGGTTACGCGCTGCTGGCGCTGGGGCTGCTGCTGCACCTCAATGAACCACGTTTGCACGCCGCCCTGTGGCTGTTCGTGCTGGCCCACGGCTTGGCCAAGGTCTCGATGTTTCTCGCCGCCGGTGAATTGCAGAGCATTCTCGGCAGCAAGCGCGTGACCGGCATGCGCGGCGCCAGCCAGAACGTGCCGATCGCCTTGGCGGCATTCGCTGTGGCCGGTGGCAGCCTGGTCGGCCTACCACCCAGCGGTGGCTTTCTGGCCAAGTGGCTACTGCTGCAGCCGTTGTTCGAACAGCCGCAGCACTGGCCATGGGCGCTGGGCGTGTTGCTCGGCACGCTGATGTCGGCTGCCTATGTGTTCCGCGTCGTCGCCCACGGTTTCGACCGCGCCCGGCCGAACCCGCCGAGCATCCATCCCGATCGTCTGGCGCAATGGTTGGCGCTGCTGCCGGCGCTGCTGGTCTGGGGCCTGGCGCTGATCAGCGAGCCGCTGCTGCTCTGGCTCGGAGGGCTCGGACGATGA
- a CDS encoding NADH-quinone oxidoreductase subunit K: protein MSATLFWIAIGFALWLLGLHGLLTLRHALRRIIAINLMGSGVFLVMIALAARHDPSDPLLVALVVTGLVVAVSATALALRLSSALASSTEHER from the coding sequence ATGAGCGCCACGCTGTTCTGGATTGCCATCGGCTTCGCCCTCTGGCTGCTCGGCCTGCATGGGCTGCTGACGCTGCGCCATGCCCTGCGACGCATCATTGCGATCAACCTGATGGGCAGCGGCGTGTTCCTGGTGATGATCGCCCTGGCGGCGCGCCACGACCCGAGCGATCCGTTGCTGGTGGCGCTGGTGGTCACCGGGCTGGTGGTGGCGGTGAGCGCGACGGCGCTGGCCTTGCGCCTGAGCAGTGCGCTGGCTTCATCGACGGAGCACGAGCGATGA
- a CDS encoding hydrogenase subunit MbhD domain-containing protein has product MSEWLLDGVLGLLLLGLAGGALHVRQLYAGVLLFIAFGLVLALVWARLGAVDLALAEAAIGAGLTGVLLFAALARQPQAGSEPRLSRRRRLAALLVVLPLLMLLLPQLAPLAELQPTVPAQIDAALAQSGVEHPVTAVLLNFRAWDTLLELAVLLLALLGARQLGPLQPRLSEPWPLLQAWARTLAPLLVLAGGYVLWRGAASPGGAFQAGALLAAGIVLLRLAGALPALHWSFWPLRLLVLVGLLLFIGVAAACAWFGDGWLQYPAGWAKPLILLVEAAATLSIAASLSLLVIGDEPEAQS; this is encoded by the coding sequence ATGAGTGAGTGGCTGCTCGATGGGGTGCTCGGTCTGTTGCTGCTGGGGCTGGCCGGCGGTGCGCTGCATGTGCGCCAGCTGTATGCCGGCGTGCTGCTGTTCATTGCCTTCGGCCTGGTGCTGGCGCTGGTCTGGGCGCGGCTGGGGGCCGTCGATCTGGCACTGGCCGAGGCTGCCATCGGTGCCGGCCTGACCGGCGTATTGCTGTTCGCCGCATTGGCGCGGCAACCCCAGGCCGGCAGCGAACCGCGCCTGTCGCGGCGCCGTCGCCTGGCCGCGCTGCTGGTGGTGTTGCCGTTGCTGATGCTGCTGTTGCCACAACTGGCTCCGCTGGCCGAGCTGCAACCGACGGTACCGGCGCAGATCGACGCGGCGCTGGCGCAAAGCGGCGTCGAGCATCCGGTGACGGCGGTGCTGCTCAACTTCCGCGCCTGGGACACGCTGCTGGAGCTGGCGGTGCTGCTACTGGCGCTGCTCGGCGCCCGCCAGCTCGGACCGCTGCAGCCGCGATTGAGCGAACCCTGGCCGCTACTGCAGGCCTGGGCCCGCACTCTGGCGCCGCTGCTGGTGCTGGCTGGCGGCTATGTGCTCTGGCGCGGGGCGGCTTCGCCGGGCGGCGCCTTCCAGGCCGGCGCATTGCTGGCGGCGGGCATCGTCCTGCTGCGCCTGGCGGGGGCGCTGCCGGCCTTGCACTGGAGTTTCTGGCCGCTGCGCCTGCTGGTACTGGTCGGCTTGCTGCTGTTCATCGGCGTGGCCGCCGCCTGCGCCTGGTTTGGCGATGGCTGGCTGCAGTATCCGGCCGGCTGGGCCAAGCCGCTGATTCTGCTCGTCGAGGCGGCGGCCACGCTGTCCATCGCCGCCAGTCTGAGTCTGCTGGTGATCGGCGACGAACCGGAGGCGCAGTCATGA
- a CDS encoding cation:proton antiporter — protein MSELLSIFSWLLLGGGLLFFAAGSIGLLRFPDTLSRLHALTKADTLGLGLVVAGLSLRAGSLLEVAQMLLIWLLVLASGATACQLLARQADEEGGDE, from the coding sequence ATGAGTGAGCTGCTGAGCATCTTCAGCTGGCTACTGCTGGGCGGCGGCCTGCTGTTCTTCGCCGCCGGCAGCATCGGCCTGCTGCGCTTCCCTGACACCCTCAGTCGCCTGCACGCGCTGACCAAGGCCGACACCCTCGGCCTCGGTCTGGTGGTCGCTGGCCTTTCCCTGCGCGCCGGCAGTCTGCTGGAGGTCGCGCAGATGCTGCTGATCTGGCTGCTGGTGCTGGCTTCCGGTGCCACCGCCTGTCAGCTGCTGGCACGCCAGGCTGACGAGGAGGGTGGCGATGAGTGA
- a CDS encoding monovalent cation/H+ antiporter complex subunit F has product MALFSALLLLTLIIGLWRVLRGPGRVDRLLAVQLFGTTGAALLLVMAQWQGAPGLRDAALVLALLAAMISAALVQLLRRSRHE; this is encoded by the coding sequence ATGGCACTGTTCTCGGCCCTGTTGCTGCTGACCCTGATCATCGGCCTGTGGCGCGTGCTGCGCGGGCCGGGGCGGGTCGACCGGCTGCTCGCGGTGCAGCTGTTCGGCACCACCGGTGCCGCGCTGCTGCTGGTCATGGCGCAGTGGCAGGGCGCCCCCGGCTTGCGTGATGCGGCGCTGGTGCTGGCGCTATTGGCGGCGATGATCAGCGCCGCTCTGGTGCAGCTGTTGCGGCGCAGTCGCCATGAGTGA
- a CDS encoding Na+/H+ antiporter subunit E yields the protein MTQATLRRGATDALFWSLIYAALWALFAAGQGWLLGVPTVALAVALSLWLGLRPLGMRLGALPAFLGFFLKHMLLGGWDVARRALQPRCPLQPAWHAYPLASQSPRVRLLLSALVGLLPGTLASRIEDDQMRVHVLDERLPWQATVADLEQRLERLLGSREVR from the coding sequence ATGACACAGGCCACACTGCGTCGCGGAGCCACCGACGCGCTCTTCTGGTCACTGATCTATGCCGCTCTCTGGGCGCTGTTCGCTGCCGGGCAGGGCTGGCTGCTGGGCGTGCCGACCGTTGCGCTGGCCGTTGCCCTGAGCCTGTGGCTGGGATTGCGCCCGTTGGGCATGCGCCTGGGCGCGCTGCCGGCATTCCTCGGTTTTTTCCTCAAGCACATGCTGCTCGGCGGCTGGGACGTGGCGCGCCGCGCGCTGCAACCGCGTTGCCCGTTGCAGCCGGCGTGGCATGCGTATCCGCTCGCCAGCCAGTCGCCGCGGGTGCGCCTGCTGCTGTCGGCCCTGGTCGGGCTGCTGCCCGGCACGCTGGCTTCGCGCATCGAGGATGACCAGATGCGTGTGCATGTGCTGGATGAGCGGTTGCCCTGGCAGGCTACGGTCGCCGATCTCGAACAGCGTCTGGAGCGCCTGCTCGGTAGCCGGGAGGTGCGCTGA